DNA from Tursiops truncatus isolate mTurTru1 chromosome 8, mTurTru1.mat.Y, whole genome shotgun sequence:
tgcgccaccagggaagccctgtctgtttgtttttttaacacctttattgagatataattcacatactatacaattcatCCATTAAAGTGTACAGCTAAATGGTTTTctgccatcaccactatccaattttagaacatttagtCCCCCCACAAAAAAGTGATTGCTAATACCTGTTAGcaatcactccccatttcccaccaccaccaccacaaccctaaacaaccactcatctactttctctCTACAGATTTGCATATTCTAGATGTTTtctataaaaggaatcatacaatatgtggtcttttgtaatCAGCATCTCACACTTGGCTTGATGTTTTCACGTTTTGCCTGTGTTGTAACATGTAGCAtcagaactttattcctttttgttgaCAAGTAATTATTGCATTGaatggatatactacattttatttgtccattcatcagttaatgggtGTTTAGATTGTTCCCACTTTTTCCCTGTTGTGAATAACGCTTCTGTGAACATTGGCGTACCCAGATTTTTGtgttgtatgtttttatttctcttggccATTTGCTTAAGAGTGGAACTCCTGGGTCATAtaataactctatgtttaacttttgaggaactgctaaattgttttccaaagcggctgcaccatttttcattcccactagGAATGCATGAggtttctaatttctccacatccttgccaatatttgttattgtaCTTTTTATTATAGCTATTCTAGTGGGTTcaccgtggttttgatttgcatctccctaatgactaatgatgttaagcctctttttatgtgcttactggccatttgtatatctttggaatgtctatttgggtcctttctctctttttttttttttaacatctttactggagtctaattgctttacattgttgcgttggtttctgctgtataacaaagtgcatcagctatacgtatacttacatccccgtatcccctccctcttgtgtcttctcatttttattatgtttatttttttcatttaggctgttctttttattattgagttataattctttattcttatatatatattggaCACAAATACCTTATCAGATAagtaatttgcaaatatattctctcattctATGAGGTTTCTTGTCATTTTCTTGGTACTACTTATAgcacaaaggtttttaattttgatataatccaatttatctattttttcttttgtcatttgtgcttttggtatcatatctgaggaaccattgcctaatccaagatcaGAAAGATGtgctcctgtgttttcttctaagagttttaagaCACTTTCTCAATTTTCTGAAACAACcatttcatatctttttctctctccataaaCCATCTTCACCCCCCTGCCCTCTTCCAGCTGATGACCTCAGCTCCCTtttgttgagaaaataaaaacattcagacAGGAGTCCCTCCTCTTCCATTCTTCAGATCCGTGAATGggcctgtgtctgtgtctctgcatCCTCTTCCCTACGTTACTCTAACCAGGATCAGTCCCTTCACCTGGCCTCTGGATCTCCATCCCTCCTTTCTCCTGGACTTCACTGCTTCTGCTCCCTATCTTCAGTCTCCCTTGCTTGTGACTGCACAGAAGTGTGCTCTAGTGTTTCCCATATGTTAAACCATCCCTTGGCTCTGAATGTCTCTACTCCCCTTCACAGCCAGGCTTCTTAGGCATCTTCTCTCACACCGCCTCCATGTCCCACCACTGATTCCTCTTCAGCCCCCGCCAGCTGTTCACTGAACAGCTTTGATCAGATCTCCAACTATCTCCATATTACTAAGTCCAGGATCGCTTTTTTCCTTATACAACCTCAGCAGAATTGGTATTCAGCCTCAGCAGAATTGGCCCGTTTCCACATCCTTCTCCACAAAGCACTCCTTTCTCAGCTTCTGTGATGCCGTCCATACTCTCCTAGTTACCCCCTGCTTCCTTGGttatttcctctgtttcctttctccaGTTCCTCTACTTTTACTCAGCTACTAAATATCGGAGTACCTCAGAACTAAGACTGGGCCTTCTTCCCTATCAGTACCACGTAACCTCGTCCATCTctgtgacttcctttttttttctgcgtAGTTGGCGGTCCATGACTCTTAATATTATTTGTGTGCTGATGATTTCCGAATGTGTGTCTCCGGCTCAGACGTGTCCTGTTTGCTTCCCCCTGGTAGATCTGCCCCTTCTTTATGGACGTCTCTAGACATCCACCCCCAACTAACATGGCCTATACTCCGCTCTTTCTCATCTCCGTAAATGACACCACATCCATCCGTTTGCTCAGGCCCCAAAACTAGGTCTCACCCATATTTCTTTCCCCCATCACCTCCCATATCCAGTTCATCACCAAGTTCTGTCTGTTCTGCCTCCAAAGTATAGCCTGTCCACTCTGCTCCATCCTAACCTAATCTAAATGACAATCATTTCTTATTTGAAGCCTGGTGTTAGCCTCCTAGGGAGTCTCTCTGCCTGTACTCTTGCCCCATCCCAATCCATTTTCTATACAGCAGTAAAAGTGTtcctctttaaaatatatcatgttgggacttccctggtggcgcagtggttaagaatcctcctgccaatgcaggggacacgggttcaagccctggtctgggaagatcccacatgccgtggagcaactaagcccctgcgccacaactaccgagcctgtgctctagagccctcgagccacaactgctgagcccgcacgcctagagcccgagcccgtgctccacaaaaagagaagccaccacaatgagaagcccacgcaccgcaaggaagagtagctcccactcgcctcaactagagaaagtccgtgcacagcaacgaagacccaatgcagccaaaaataaattaattaaattaaaaaatatatatatatataatgttattccCCTGCTTGGCATTCTTTAGTGACTTCCCATTTCACGTGAGGTAAAGTCCAAGCTCCTTACTTTGCTCTGTGAAAATACTCCATGATCTAGTCCCTGCCAGTCTCTCCAGCCTTATTTCACACCGCTCTCCCCTTCACTCACTACATACCATCTACACTGGCCTTCTGTCCTCCCCTAAGGAATGCCAaagcccaccaccaccatccccaagaGCCTGTGCACGTGAATCTTCTAGCCTAGAATACCCTTCCCCTGGCTTTTTTGCATGGCCTGCTGCTTATCCTTCATGTCTCACCTTTAGTGTCAACTCCTCAGAGAGGCTTTTCCTGACGACTCTACCTCTCATCATAGCACAATGGGTTTATATTCTTACAGGCCTCGGTTACAAGTGACATGTATCTTGTTTGTTATTCATTGCTTCTCTTCCCCACTGGAGTGTGAGTAAGGACCTTGTTTGCTTTGTTTACTGTTGTGTTGTATTCCCAGTTCCTAGCACTTGCCTGGCACGCGGTAGCCACTAAATGAAAGCTTACTGAAAGAGAGAAGGATGGGAAACGAAGGAAAGAAAACACGTTAAAAATAAGGaatttgctgttttaaaaagtcttacaCTGACGTAGTAAGAGCAGTTGAATAAAAGTagaagagaagggcttccctggtggcgcagtggtcgagagtccgcctgccgatgcaggggacacgggttcgtgccccggtccgggaggatcccacatgccgtggagcggctgggcccgtgagccatggccgctgagcctgcacgtccggagcctgtgctccgcaacgggagaggccacagcagtgagaggcccgcgtaccgcaaaaaaaaaaaaaaaaaaagtagaagagaaaaagaacatttcatGGAATCGAACCATTGCAGCCTCTTGCTGGTTTCCTGGTTATGAAATAAACACTAAACCTAAGTCTAGTGGCTTCACATTTTAAACTCTCGGCACCTGTctcctttcttgcttttcctACGTGTGTTTCATCCTCCTAACTCTCCCTCAATGTTTGCAGACTATGCCTGTTTCCTTCGTTTGATATTGTGTTCTCAGAATCCTTGGTCCACTGTACTTGCTAGGAGGTAGGTGCAGAAACTTGGCTAGTTTGAGAGGGGTTATCAGAAAACAAATGAAGGTTGTGATTATGCCATCTCTTGGTCATTAGCTTAGTTTAGCTCATGTTTAAGGATTCAGCAGCAGCTATGAAGAGCCTGCTGTGGATAAATAAAGTGACAAGTGCCCTGACGAAAAATAAGGCAGAATGAGGAGATAGATGAGTGTTAGAGAATGAGGAGGAGAGGATGTGAGAAAGGGTGGGCAGCCTCTGAGGCGGTATCCCATGCACCAGGACCTGAATGGGGTGAAATTGTGGGAAGTTGTGGTCAAAGAGCATCCCAGAGGTTTGTTGTATTGAACCATCTTTTCCCAGCTTTCCCTCTGTTATCCCCCTTCTAATCGGGATGTTCCTGCTTCTAGCCCACACCACAATTCTACCGTTGTTTTTAAGGCCGAGCCCAGGGCCTTCCATACTGTTATGCAGCTTGTGTACTGCACACCTACAGGGGGCACCAGTCACATGTGTTCTCACTGTAGGTTTGACTATTTCGTCACGGTTTTCCAGCAGATGGCAGTAAAGTTCACGAGGAAGGATGGCTTCttctaatttgcacaaaggtAGATTTGCATTTAGGCTAAcgtttttctgcctttttccttctctaataCATTAAGGTCTTTTTCTTTCTAGGCCCAGCCTTATCCtctaagtttttctctttctgtccttctTGCAAATATTTCAAACTTAAAGAATTGTAAGCACAGTAAGAAAAACTCCCATATAACCTTTGCTCTAGTTCACCAGTTGTTAACATTTGACCACTTTTGctttcactccctccctctctctataGAACAtgttttttcctgaaccatttaaGAACTGCTTGCAAATGTCCTTCccctttatccctaaatattttgGAGTATGTTTCCTTCAAACAGAAACTGTTTGGAATTGTTTTGTGTAGCCAcagtatatttattgaatttaggAAATTCAACATTGATACAGTACTTTTATCAATTATATAGTGTACATTCAATTTTTTTCACTTGTCCCAGCAATGTTCTTTATAGCTGTTTTTACCCCCTTATCCAGTCTATGATCACAGTTTGCATTTATGTGTTGTCAAGTCTCtttactctcctttttttttaatgttagagctttttttttttttttttttttttttttgcggtacgcgggcctctcactgctggggcccctcccgttgtggagcacaggctccggacgcgcaggctcagcggccatggctgacaggcctagccgctccgtggcatgtgggtgggatcttcccagaccggggcacgaacccgtgtcccctgcatcggcaggcggactctgaaccactgcgccaccagggaagccctctttactCTCCTTTAATCTGAAAAAGTTCTTCAGCTGTTTCTTGTCTTTCGTACCACTGATATTTTTGAAGCATACTGGTCAATTGTTCTGTAGACTTTTCTTAAACTGGTTTTATCTGGTGCTTTCTCATTAGATTCAGGTAATATGGTTTGGCAAGAATACCATTGAAGTGATGTGCCGTTCTCAGTGCATTACATCAAGAGGCACATGGTATCTGTTTGTTCCACTAATAAGCATTCTGTGTTGAAACTGTTCTTGTAGCCATATGAACTGTGACATACATATGTGGATTATAGTTAAAATTTGAGTGTTTACCATGTGCTGTGTACAGTGCTAATAAGCATTCTGCATACATTAGCTTTATATGTTCCTTAAAACAACTCTAAGAAATAGATGtcactttcttcattttataaatgagaaaacaaaggttTAGAAGGGTTAATTAAGGTAACATGGCTAAAAATTACCAGAACTCAAACTCCTGTCTCTCCAATTCCAAAGTCCTTACTCTTCTTTAAAAGCAAAGAGTAGCACAGAAGAAACTTGCATAGGGCTATTAGTGTTGAAGTTAGACTTCACGGATTGAAATTCAAATGTTGTGTCATTGCTAGATTGGAGGTAATTGCTAGCCCTCACACTCGGAGTTTTTGAGGTGTCTTTAAGGGGAAGAACTTAgatttttccagtttggatttccCAACCATAAGACCCACTTGCCTGAGACAGTCTTGGTTTATACCTGTTTCCTAAGTTATTAACAGTGTCCCCATTCATTTTCAAAAGTATCATCGTTTAGTAATTATATGGTCCCCTACCCAAAATCCTTCCTTGAGTTCTCTTCAGATCAACATAGAGACTGGTGTTTCATTGTAACCAACGCTAACAGAACTTGGTATGTTTTTATAAGCATGGTTTGCTTAATTTAGTCAACAGCAAGATTTTCCCACAGTTGCTCTACTGAAACATTTAAAGTAAATGATGTTTTACCCCACCGTACTTCAGTAGCCACGACTAAAAAGTCAGTTTCTAAGTTTCTGTAAACCTGTCCAGAAACCAAAGGTACCTTTGGCAGTGTGAATCATCATCCCTGATGTAATTTGATTTTCGTTTATCATTGTCTTCAGGCGGGGGTGCACCTGTAATTGAACGCGAGGGTAATGCTTCTCCAGTGTGCAGGACACAGCCAGGGAGAACAGTCCTAGCCTTGTGGCTCATGGGTGTCCATATAACTTACGATCCGTTTTCCTTTGGCAGTGCACGACTTAATTTTCTGGCGAGATGTGAAGAAGACTGGGTTTGTCTTTGGCACCACACTGATCGTGCTGCTCTCCCTGGCAGCCTTCAGTGTCATCAGCGTGGTTTCTTACCTCATCCTGGCTCTTCTGTCTGTCACCATCAGCTTCAGGGTCTACAAGTCTGTCATCCAAGCTGTACAGAAGTCAGAAGAAGGCCATCCATTCAAGTGAGTTGAAGTATCACAAGTAACACTCTACAATTTAGGGAAGGGATTCACTGAGGCTGGGCAGATCTAAGTGAGACCTGATTAAAAATCAAGAATTATAGGGCCTACTGCAGCCGATCGGTGGCCTGAAGCATCAGCTTGAGACCACCTTGTGAAGTGAACACGTTGGGAGCCAGGGACTTTTCCACAAACTAGAGGCTCACCACAAAGGACTGTCTGAATTCCTGAGCAGGGTCGGTAGGGAAAGCAGAGCATCTAGGACGGCACTCAGATGGGGTCCCAAGTACATGTTTAAGCCGCCACGTAGTTAACTCTTAAAACAGCCTTGAAATCTTGGTGTTGAGGCTGCATTCTTGGCGATACCAGAACTCAGTGTGTTTACTCTTGGTTTTATTACTGatttccttcctgtctctccttTAGTTTCCTTAATACCAGGGGCAGGTCTTGATTAAGTCGGGAGGTCATGCATTTCTAGAATCCAGTTGCTAACCTTTCCTACTGTGCTATGACTTTAACAAATGTTTTCCTCACGCTTTTCCTCTTGAAAGTCTTAGACCATAAAAACTTTAACATCAGCAAATGACagggtttttttatttgtttgttagtttttaatttactttcaaaatgacagttttttaaaacctcttctCATGGAAAAAGAAACACTTCTGTGATCTCTCAGAACTCTGACAGAACAGGTGTCTGGCTGCCTCGCTggtccttgtattttctcctggTGAGAATAGAAGCGATAATTTAAACGatatatgacatttaaaaagttacttgCAAATTAGTTTTAACAAACCAACAGTTGTTGGTTGGCGGAGTGGGTAAATTTTACTGTTTTGCCACAAGTTCCAGTGTGCTAGCAgggcttttttcccttttgcGTGACACCGTTGTGgatttataaaatgtgttttgctAAGTTGTATTAATTACAGCAtctaatttttataacttttgtatttggtaaatattttcttaaaaaataggaaagaaaaacatgtctGTTACTCTTCTGTTTTTCCCACAAGACTATAGGCTCTTTAAGGCAAAAGCAGTTTTATCTTTCCTGATATCGCTACACCTAGCAGAGGGTCTGGTACTCAGTAGGCGCTCAGCACGTACTGAGCGAATGAACAGATCATGAGCAGATGGTTGTATCTCAATTCTGTAATGCGTCTGGGGACAGAACCCaggtctttttggttttttaacaaatattttataatgcctcctttatcattttgaaatgaaattcatagataATATACCATACAATATACcatataatataatgttatataatataccattgtatggtatattatataacatatataacaacattttaaaaattgatcattATTATGAAGAGTGATAAATAGAAAGCCATtgacaataaaataatatgtattccaGTCAATATTTAATTGCTTGGACATAactacaccaaaaaaaaacccataataaaGACTTGCACATACATGTATAATCTCCCTTATAGGTGTGATTTTCTAAAATGATGGGAAAAAATCTTGGTAAGGTTTTAGCGTAAACAAAACACAGTTTTAGACAATTCAGGATATGTTAAAACTGTGGGAAAAAATACTTTGCTTTTATATGTTCTGGGCTCTTGATAAGTATAAATAGGTTCACCTTCATGAATATCCTGTGAGGCAGTAAAAGTTATGCAGGACATAAGGCAGTTCTTTTTTGTGCATGACACTCCCACACTGCAGGCATCTGGCAGCTTTGTCTCTGCCCACTAAATGACAGtggtgcccccaccccaccccatggcAGCAGAAAATGCCTTTGCAGATTTGCTAAAACACACCCTTTGGGGCATTTCACACTCTAAAGAACTTCTGTGCTAACAGAAAGAGATCTTCTCTTGCCATGTCAAATGTGTGACTgttgtttcttcttctggaagaGCCTACCTGGATGTAGACATCACTCTGTCCTCAGAAGCTTTCCATAATTACGTGAACGCTGCCATGGTGCACATCAACAGGGCCCTGAAACTCATTATTCGTCTCTTTCTGGTGGAAGATCTGGTTGACTCCTTGAAGGTTAGTTGCCTCTACAGCTTTTGGTGGTGAGGCTGAGGAAAATCAGGGACTAGGTTATAATTCAGAGGAAAAGCAGTTAATAGGGTTTTGTCAGACAAAAGCAAATGTATGCTTTTCTCAATCAACCTGTAAAAATGGGGACAGGAGTTAGTAAAGGAGGTACCTCTGCGCCTGGAGAACTAACATCAGAACAAGGCTAATGTATTGATAATTGACAGAAATGCAGTTACAGTCTGTTTGGGGGCCTGAGAGAACTATAGAATTCTCTTATGCACCCTCAAATGTATAGTACAAATGAGGTAACcttcattttgaaattatttatggCATACATCACTAAATTTATGCAGACTCAGTTAGCTAGAGAAGAATGGCATCAATTAACCTGAACTTTGCGTTACGATTATTCCTGCTTAACCCTCTGATGTTGGCCTTCACAGCTGGCTGTCTTCATGTGGCTGATGACCTACGTTGGTGCCGTTTTCAATGGGATCACCCTTCTGATTCTTGGTAAGATGGCAAGGAAAATGTCTCCAGGCTCTATGAAGTAATTGGTAAGAGTAAGAGCAAAGAGATTGTCAGCATTGCTCCAGTCCTTCCACATTGGCCCAGCCTTTAACGTCCATAGAGACCTTGACCTCAGAGGAATCTGTGTTTATGGCCACAGGTTTATTAAATGGTCCTACCTAAAAAGAAATATCCAGACAGCTAGAAATAAAGGAGAGTTGTCTAGATTTGGTTTAAATATGGGGATCTTATTTGTAGAAATCATTTTcataatttggaaattatttgtaGTACAAAGAAGGAAGCCTGTGTACCTGTATCTAACTGTCCTTAATTGAGAGCTCTGGCCAGGATTTCTCATATTGAAGAAGATCAGTGTTTCCCTATATTTTATGAGGAAAAATGTTCCTGTTACCTATGTCTTGAGACTTTGTGACCATCTCACATTTACACTTGCCATGTCTCATGATTCTGTCTTATAGCTGAACTGCTCATTTTCAGTGTTCCAGTTGTCTATGAGAAGTACAAGGTAAGCATTTGTCTGTTTCTAATCAGATATGCCAGTTGATGTATGAGtaattttagttcattttttagGCATTGAAAGTTCAGAGCAATCCTTTTCTAACCATTTTTACAGTCTAATTTTATAGGTCAGGTGCCtgtaagaaactggtaatagtgGTTTCCTTTAAGGAGAGAAGCTGAATGTCTAGGAGAGATAAGGGTAGGAAGGGAACTTATACCTTGCTGTGTGccttttgagggttttttttgttgttgttgttgtttttatttggttgcgctgggtcttagttgcagcaggcggcctccttagttgtggcatgtgaactcttagttacggcatgcatgtgggatctagttcccggacccagggattgaacccaggccctctgcattgggagcgcagagtcttatccactgcgccaccagggaagtccccacctttTGAGTTTTTATCACATGGATCTGTTCcaaaaaaataagctgaaaaaatGCTTAAGTAGAAGCTGGTGTCTAAAAAGAAACTTAAACTGTTAAGGCTATTGTGGGAATCCATCAGTATGAACAGATGTTTGCATTGTAGAGTGATGTATACAGAGTATACTAGATGCTATGAGGTTATTCTTGATAGATTAAGTCATGCATCAGCAGACTTTTattcatggctttttttttttttttaatttatttactttttaatttatttttggctgcgttgggtctttgttgctgcacccgggctttctctagttgcggcaagtgggagctactcttagttgcagtggcagtcttctcatcgtggtggcttctcttgttgtggagcatgggctctaggcacacaagcttcagtagttgaggcacacgggctcagtagttgtggctcgcaggctcagtagctgtggcgcacgggcttagttgctctgcagcatgtgggaccttcccggaccagggctcgaacccgtgtcccctgcattggcaggtggattcttaaccactgcgccaccagggaagccctattcatgGCTTTTTGATATTAAATGAATTAGTCTCACCCAGGAGTAAAAACACATTTCTGATTACAGAATATAGATTAGACACACAGTTTCTAGTATTCAGAAAATGCTATATACTCCAGTGTCTCTGAAGGAAATACCTAGCAAGTACTTTTTAAAACTGAGcactattttcattttccagaatattccatagtgtttttaaaaaatggttaaagtagACAAAGACAAATTACCTTCAGGAAAATTGTTAATCTGTGTGTTGCCACAACTGAGTTGCTTTTCTTCGTTAAAGGTCCAGATCGATCACTATGTTGGCATCGTCCGCGATCAGACCAAGTCAATTGTTGAAAAGTGAGTATGCTTAGGTCCCACATTTCATCGTGACATGTGCTTCTTTCCCCCAGTTATTTTTAGTCTCCTGTGTAAAATGCTAATGccaaagaaagtaatttttacccaggggaaaaagaaaaccttggTTAATAGTTTGATTTTACTAAAAAGTATTTCATCTGCTTCTTTGTAAAGCATGCCTTGTATCTTAGACTAAAAAGGATCAATGGAG
Protein-coding regions in this window:
- the RTN3 gene encoding reticulon-3 isoform X2, with amino-acid sequence MAEPSAATQSPSVSSSSSVAESSAPGGGGGSPGACPALGTKSCGSSCAVHDLIFWRDVKKTGFVFGTTLIVLLSLAAFSVISVVSYLILALLSVTISFRVYKSVIQAVQKSEEGHPFKAYLDVDITLSSEAFHNYVNAAMVHINRALKLIIRLFLVEDLVDSLKLAVFMWLMTYVGAVFNGITLLILAELLIFSVPVVYEKYKVQIDHYVGIVRDQTKSIVEKIQAKLPGIAKKKAE